A portion of the Paenibacillus hamazuiensis genome contains these proteins:
- a CDS encoding DeoR/GlpR family DNA-binding transcription regulator, protein MLFEEERQQKIADYVQSKERASVQELAQLFGVSESTVRRDLKILEEANQLRRTHGGAVALLSDNSEPSFVEKEDRYRAQKEAIAKEAAALIQEGDTLVLDSGTTTYYLAKQLKAFKQLTVVTNSVMVAQELAAQKGIDLVLTGGTLRHETLAMVGPLTEKALESVFVDKAFVAINGIDPAIGLTTPNMLEASAKKCIYRCAKQVILLADHSKFGRVSFAKVADLSDIDHCITDDGISDSALKVLEEAGIEVSVAGSGGARP, encoded by the coding sequence ATGCTGTTTGAGGAAGAACGCCAGCAGAAGATCGCCGATTACGTTCAGTCGAAAGAAAGAGCTTCCGTACAGGAACTGGCTCAGCTTTTTGGAGTGTCCGAATCGACGGTTCGCCGGGATCTGAAGATTTTGGAGGAAGCGAACCAGCTGCGGCGCACACACGGAGGAGCGGTAGCGTTATTAAGCGATAACTCGGAACCTTCTTTCGTGGAAAAAGAAGATAGATACCGCGCACAGAAGGAGGCGATTGCCAAGGAAGCCGCGGCCCTGATCCAGGAAGGCGATACGCTCGTGCTCGATTCGGGAACGACGACTTATTATTTGGCAAAACAGCTGAAAGCATTCAAGCAGCTCACGGTGGTCACCAATTCGGTGATGGTCGCTCAAGAGCTTGCCGCGCAGAAAGGCATCGATCTGGTGCTGACCGGCGGGACACTGCGACATGAGACACTGGCTATGGTCGGGCCATTAACCGAGAAAGCGCTGGAATCGGTCTTTGTCGATAAAGCGTTCGTCGCCATTAACGGCATCGACCCGGCGATCGGGCTGACTACGCCCAACATGCTGGAGGCTTCGGCGAAGAAATGCATTTACCGCTGCGCCAAGCAGGTGATTTTGCTTGCGGATCACAGCAAGTTCGGCCGGGTTTCCTTTGCGAAGGTGGCCGATTTGTCCGACATCGATCACTGCATCACGGATGACGGCATTTCGGACAGCGCGCTGAAAGTGCTGGAGGAAGCGGGCATCGAGGTCTCGGTGGCCGGCAGCGGAGGGGCTAGACCATGA
- the pfkB gene encoding 1-phosphofructokinase, translated as MNSSVLTITLNPALDKTVTVEDFTPGGLNRIKDWRTDAGGKGINVAKVLKHFAVDVVSGGLTAGHQGKVIADKLNALGIPYTFIETEGETRTNLKIYDEGTKVTTELNESGFTADAKALNEFIAAFKTAVREVPLVVLGGSLPPGAPADFYKTLIGIANEAGARTVLDADGEPFVQGIEAVPYAVKPNIHELEALFGETFLTDEEIVAAARRLTDKGIAYVIVSLGGEGSILVSANEAIRAKPFPISPKSTVGAGDSMVAALIYCLLHGMTPEDIARWTSAAGTVTASKPGTEVCTLSEVKANLGGVEIWSLG; from the coding sequence ATGAACTCTTCCGTCTTGACGATTACGCTCAACCCTGCTTTGGATAAAACCGTGACGGTGGAGGATTTTACGCCGGGCGGACTGAACCGGATCAAGGACTGGAGAACAGATGCCGGAGGCAAAGGAATCAATGTCGCCAAAGTGCTGAAGCATTTTGCCGTCGATGTCGTCTCGGGCGGGCTTACCGCAGGCCATCAAGGCAAAGTGATTGCGGATAAGCTAAACGCGCTGGGCATCCCTTACACGTTCATCGAAACGGAAGGGGAGACCCGGACGAATTTGAAAATATACGACGAGGGTACCAAGGTAACGACCGAGCTTAACGAATCCGGCTTTACGGCGGACGCGAAAGCGTTAAACGAGTTTATTGCCGCTTTCAAAACGGCGGTAAGGGAAGTTCCTCTGGTCGTATTGGGAGGCAGCTTGCCGCCCGGCGCACCGGCCGATTTTTACAAAACGCTGATCGGGATAGCCAATGAGGCGGGGGCACGCACCGTGCTCGATGCCGACGGCGAGCCGTTCGTACAGGGCATCGAAGCGGTGCCGTATGCGGTGAAGCCGAACATTCACGAGCTGGAGGCGCTGTTCGGCGAAACGTTTCTCACGGACGAGGAGATCGTGGCTGCAGCGCGAAGGCTAACGGATAAAGGCATCGCCTATGTCATCGTATCGCTTGGCGGCGAAGGCTCGATTCTTGTCAGCGCCAACGAAGCGATACGCGCCAAGCCGTTCCCGATTTCGCCGAAAAGCACCGTAGGCGCCGGCGATTCGATGGTAGCCGCGCTGATCTACTGTTTGCTGCACGGCATGACGCCGGAGGACATCGCCAGATGGACATCGGCGGCAGGAACGGTGACGGCTTCCAAGCCGGGAACCGAGGTTTGCACGCTGTCCGAGGTGAAGGCGAACCTGGGCGGCGTGGAGATATGGTCTTTGGGATAA